The Carnobacterium sp. 17-4 genome has a window encoding:
- the glmS gene encoding glutamine--fructose-6-phosphate transaminase (isomerizing): MCGIVGYIGRQDAKDILLQGLEMLEYRGYDSAGIYVMDDQDKGHLFKEKGRIAALREKVDHNVPAKTGIGHTRWATHGVPSVENAHPHQSNSGRFNLVHNGVIENYKAVRDAFLTDTMLHSDTDTEIIVQLIAWYVEEEGLETIDAFKKAIVALKGSYALALIDNENPDVVYAAKNKSPLLLGRGDGFNVICSDAMAMIQETNQFVELMDGEIATLTVDDIKIETLAGDVITRASYTALLDANDLSKGTYPHYMAKEIDEQPAVMRKIVQNYQNDNGELEIDSAILEEMTASDRIYIIACGTSYNAGWVGKQIIENLTNIPTEVHLSSEFGYNTPLLTEKPFFIFLSQSGETADSRQVLVKINDLNFPSLTLTNVPGSTLSREAKYTLLLHAGPEIAVASTKAYTAQIAVLAILGELAGRKKGLELDVDMAHELGIAATAIESIIDEKEIFEQLSVTHLSISRNAFYIGRSIDYYVVMEAALKLKEVSYVQTEGFAAGELKHGTIALIEEGTPVISIITDEATAGHTRGNAQEVISRGAHSMIIAMEGLDQSGDAYVLPRVHNLLTPLVSVIPTQLIAYYTSLHRGNDVDKPRNLAKSVTVE, translated from the coding sequence ATGTGTGGAATCGTAGGATATATTGGAAGACAAGATGCAAAAGATATTTTATTACAAGGACTTGAAATGTTAGAATACCGTGGTTACGACTCAGCTGGTATTTATGTAATGGACGATCAAGATAAAGGACATTTATTTAAAGAAAAAGGACGCATTGCTGCTTTAAGAGAAAAAGTAGACCATAACGTTCCTGCAAAAACAGGTATCGGACATACACGTTGGGCAACTCACGGTGTACCAAGTGTTGAAAATGCTCATCCTCATCAATCAAATAGTGGTCGTTTTAACCTTGTTCATAATGGAGTAATCGAAAATTACAAAGCAGTAAGAGATGCTTTCCTTACAGATACAATGTTGCATAGCGATACAGATACTGAAATTATTGTACAATTGATTGCTTGGTACGTTGAAGAAGAAGGATTAGAAACAATCGATGCTTTCAAGAAAGCAATTGTAGCTCTGAAAGGATCTTACGCATTAGCTTTGATTGACAATGAAAATCCAGATGTTGTTTATGCAGCGAAAAATAAAAGTCCTCTTCTATTAGGTAGAGGTGATGGTTTTAATGTTATTTGTAGCGATGCTATGGCAATGATTCAAGAAACGAATCAATTTGTTGAACTGATGGATGGCGAAATTGCTACATTAACAGTAGATGACATCAAAATTGAAACACTAGCTGGTGACGTGATCACCCGTGCTTCATATACTGCTTTATTGGATGCAAATGATTTAAGCAAAGGTACTTACCCTCACTACATGGCAAAAGAAATTGATGAACAGCCTGCTGTTATGCGTAAAATTGTTCAAAATTATCAGAATGACAATGGCGAATTAGAAATTGATTCAGCTATTCTTGAAGAAATGACAGCAAGTGACCGTATCTACATTATCGCTTGTGGGACAAGTTACAATGCTGGATGGGTTGGCAAACAAATTATTGAAAACTTGACCAATATTCCTACAGAAGTTCATTTATCTAGTGAATTTGGTTACAATACTCCTTTATTGACTGAAAAACCATTCTTCATCTTCTTATCTCAAAGTGGAGAAACAGCTGACAGTCGTCAAGTATTGGTAAAAATAAATGATTTGAACTTCCCTTCTCTAACATTGACAAACGTACCAGGTTCTACTCTTTCTAGAGAAGCAAAATATACTTTATTGTTGCACGCTGGCCCAGAAATCGCTGTCGCTTCAACAAAGGCTTACACAGCTCAAATCGCTGTACTTGCAATCCTTGGAGAGCTTGCTGGTCGCAAAAAAGGATTAGAATTAGATGTAGATATGGCACATGAACTAGGTATTGCCGCTACAGCAATTGAATCTATTATCGATGAAAAAGAAATTTTCGAACAATTATCTGTTACACATTTAAGTATCAGTCGTAACGCATTTTATATTGGACGTAGTATTGATTACTATGTTGTTATGGAAGCTGCACTTAAATTAAAAGAAGTTTCTTATGTTCAAACAGAAGGATTCGCAGCTGGCGAGTTGAAACATGGAACAATTGCATTAATTGAAGAAGGTACTCCAGTTATTTCAATTATTACGGATGAAGCAACTGCTGGACACACTCGTGGAAATGCACAAGAAGTTATTTCTCGTGGAGCTCATAGCATGATTATTGCTATGGAAGGTCTAGATCAATCAGGTGACGCATACGTATTGCCAAGAGTGCACAACTTATTAACTCCATTAGTTAGTGTTATTCCTACTCAACTAATTGCTTATTACACAAGCTTACATCGTGGTAACGACGTTGATAAACCAAGAAACTTAGCTAAAAGCGTAACTGTTGAGTAA
- the lpdA gene encoding dihydrolipoyl dehydrogenase, producing MATIQKETIIIGAGPGGYVAAIRAAQLGQKVTIIEKEYIGGVCLNVGCIPSKALITAGHHFHNAQHSEVFGITTSNVTLDITKMQNWKDTKVVSMLTRGVEGLLKKNKVEIIRGTAVFTDKNHLTVETKDGSQDFEFKNVVIATGSSPLAVPEVPFGGRIVDTTGGLNIKELPKRLVIVGGGYVATQLAFAFNNFGSKVTILEKEDSIINFFDKDMVKLVKKSYADKGVDVIEGVNITKSSQTNDVVTVTYEKDGKEEMIESDYVLVSAGRVPNTSKLNLEAVGVKLLENGRIDVDDSLRTGVEGVYAIGDITPGPAFAHKASHDAKIVAEVISGKEVVVNYKTMPIAAYTEPEIATVGLSADEVKGNKEYKVSKFSLAGNGRALSLDAAEGFVRMITEEKTNKIVGAQVIGVSAGDVIAELALAIELGMVAEDISLTIHAHPSLAESVMDTAELALGLPIHM from the coding sequence ATGGCAACTATTCAAAAAGAAACGATTATTATTGGAGCTGGTCCAGGAGGCTACGTTGCAGCAATTCGAGCAGCACAACTAGGACAAAAAGTTACAATTATTGAAAAAGAATACATCGGTGGAGTTTGTTTAAACGTCGGATGTATTCCTTCTAAAGCGTTAATTACTGCTGGACATCATTTTCACAATGCACAACACTCTGAAGTCTTTGGAATCACAACTTCTAATGTAACGTTGGATATTACAAAAATGCAAAACTGGAAAGATACTAAAGTTGTAAGCATGTTAACGCGCGGTGTTGAAGGTTTATTGAAAAAAAACAAAGTAGAAATTATTCGTGGAACAGCTGTTTTTACTGATAAAAATCATTTAACTGTTGAAACTAAAGATGGATCTCAAGATTTTGAATTTAAAAATGTTGTTATTGCTACAGGTAGTTCACCATTAGCAGTTCCAGAAGTTCCATTTGGTGGACGTATTGTAGACACCACGGGCGGTTTAAACATTAAAGAACTTCCAAAACGTTTAGTAATCGTAGGCGGCGGTTATGTTGCCACTCAATTAGCTTTTGCTTTTAATAATTTCGGCTCTAAAGTAACCATTCTTGAAAAAGAAGACAGCATTATCAACTTCTTTGATAAAGATATGGTGAAATTGGTCAAGAAAAGTTATGCAGATAAAGGTGTAGACGTTATTGAAGGTGTAAACATAACTAAATCTTCACAAACAAATGACGTAGTAACCGTCACTTATGAAAAAGATGGCAAAGAAGAAATGATTGAATCAGATTATGTTTTGGTTTCTGCTGGACGAGTGCCTAATACATCTAAATTGAATTTAGAAGCAGTTGGCGTTAAGTTATTAGAGAATGGTAGAATTGATGTAGACGATTCATTGAGAACTGGTGTTGAAGGCGTTTATGCAATTGGAGATATTACTCCAGGACCAGCATTTGCCCACAAAGCCAGCCATGACGCAAAAATCGTGGCAGAAGTTATTTCGGGTAAAGAAGTCGTTGTGAATTATAAAACGATGCCAATTGCTGCATATACAGAACCTGAAATTGCTACAGTAGGATTATCAGCTGATGAAGTTAAAGGCAATAAAGAGTACAAAGTCAGCAAATTCTCGTTAGCAGGTAATGGACGTGCATTATCATTAGATGCGGCTGAAGGATTTGTTCGCATGATCACTGAAGAAAAAACAAATAAAATTGTGGGAGCTCAAGTTATTGGAGTAAGCGCAGGAGATGTTATTGCTGAATTAGCATTAGCGATTGAATTAGGTATGGTCGCTGAAGATATTTCATTAACCATCCACGCTCATCCATCACTTGCAGAATCAGTAATGGATACAGCTGAATTAGCTTTAGGATTACCAATCCACATGTAA
- a CDS encoding glycosyltransferase family 2 protein, translated as MLSIIVPVYNVENVLKHCLNSLRFQSYRNIEIILINEGSTDMSAAICDRFARVDPRFKVLHKEVKGHYDALNTGLLSAKGEYVSFIDPIDRIDGLMFEKLILTIIKNKADIVIANYGEELDQDDKEYIEPSSNVNWTKETALNKIVDHFRLKSFLCNKLFSIDLFRVDPVLEFNSTLDIFGDLLMCVQCILKSNKIIFDPNLHYHYIAYKHTSFFNDITKEKLSGPKALLEIIDLTKELDNFDVSTIKDIYVNYSIQLLMQLLNEEVQDHHQIEEAKQNLYRFSIDELNSQDIKMSCIMARKMTMVYYKFWKMRNKSFD; from the coding sequence ATGTTGTCTATCATTGTTCCTGTATATAATGTGGAAAATGTTTTAAAACATTGTTTAAATAGCTTAAGATTTCAATCTTATAGAAACATTGAAATTATTTTAATCAATGAAGGGTCTACCGATATGAGTGCTGCTATATGTGATCGATTTGCACGAGTAGATCCTCGTTTTAAAGTACTTCATAAAGAAGTAAAAGGGCATTATGACGCTTTGAATACTGGATTACTTTCAGCTAAAGGTGAATATGTCAGTTTTATTGATCCAATTGACCGAATAGATGGTTTGATGTTCGAAAAGTTAATACTAACGATTATTAAAAATAAAGCAGACATAGTCATAGCTAACTATGGAGAAGAATTAGATCAGGATGATAAAGAATATATAGAACCTTCAAGCAACGTTAATTGGACTAAAGAGACTGCTCTGAATAAAATCGTTGATCATTTCCGATTGAAAAGTTTTTTATGTAACAAACTTTTTTCTATCGATTTATTCAGAGTTGATCCTGTTTTAGAGTTTAATTCGACGTTAGACATTTTTGGTGATTTGTTGATGTGTGTACAATGTATATTAAAAAGTAATAAAATTATATTTGACCCTAATTTGCATTATCATTATATAGCCTATAAGCATACCTCTTTCTTTAATGATATTACTAAAGAAAAACTTTCTGGACCTAAAGCACTACTGGAAATCATTGATTTAACAAAGGAATTAGACAACTTTGATGTTTCAACAATAAAAGATATTTATGTTAATTATTCTATTCAATTATTGATGCAACTTCTAAATGAAGAGGTTCAAGACCACCATCAAATCGAAGAAGCGAAGCAAAATTTGTATCGGTTTTCCATAGATGAACTTAACAGCCAAGATATTAAAATGTCTTGTATAATGGCTAGGAAAATGACTATGGTTTATTATAAATTTTGGAAAATGAGAAACAAATCATTCGATTAA
- a CDS encoding polysaccharide biosynthesis protein, which produces MIRTILNKKKLYLLLDSSVILLAGVIAYFFLNPYVALPASSYLFMVAFGIAGYSFLAGYSGICATLYRYTSIKDMLIIFISITVSFGATTTLAVLLLDEMSFRYILLIYLVSLLLVSGGHIVFRIIHDYKTSTSPEKQTAEKIRTLVVGAGDGGNLFIKNIQKNSTDIKVVGVVDDDEAKHGMRLYSIPILGNISDIPVFTKKLNVEQITIAIPSLKPKQLEKILEICNDINLPVNLMPSIEDVINGKLMVSRFREIDVVDLLGRDEVTLDTKQISEDLFGKTILVSGAGGSIGSEICRIISTFAPKKIILLGHGENSIYQIHRELNKNFVGKIDITPVIADVQNRQRMFDIMEMYKPDIVYHAAAHKHVPMMESNTFEAVRNNVYGTKNIAEAAKAANVGTFIMISTDKAVNPPNVMGATKRIAEMIVTSLNEEGKTNFAAVRFGNVLGSRGSVVPLFKEQIKAGGPVTVTDFRMTRYFMTIPEASRLVIQAGTLAKGGEIFVLDMGKPVKIVDLAKKVIKLSGFSDDEISVVETGIRPGEKLYEELLIASENTGEKVFDKIFVGKAVRRSLEEVMSFLKTLDGCSDASLKEQLIYFAKTHQAAA; this is translated from the coding sequence ATGATTCGAACAATTCTAAATAAGAAAAAGCTCTATTTACTGTTGGATAGTTCCGTAATTCTATTAGCTGGTGTGATAGCGTATTTCTTTTTAAATCCTTATGTAGCACTCCCAGCGTCCTCTTACTTATTTATGGTTGCTTTTGGGATAGCAGGTTACAGCTTTTTAGCAGGTTATTCAGGGATCTGTGCTACTCTCTATCGCTACACAAGCATCAAGGATATGCTGATCATTTTTATTTCTATCACAGTATCTTTCGGAGCAACGACAACGCTTGCTGTTTTATTACTGGATGAAATGAGTTTTCGGTATATTTTATTGATCTATCTCGTTTCGTTATTACTAGTTAGTGGGGGGCATATTGTTTTTAGAATTATCCACGATTACAAAACAAGTACTTCTCCAGAGAAACAAACAGCTGAAAAAATCCGAACGTTAGTAGTCGGTGCAGGTGATGGTGGAAATCTATTTATCAAGAATATTCAAAAGAATTCAACGGATATAAAAGTAGTCGGTGTTGTTGATGATGATGAAGCTAAACATGGTATGCGGTTATACAGCATCCCTATTTTAGGGAATATTTCTGATATCCCAGTATTCACAAAAAAATTAAATGTTGAACAAATTACAATTGCAATTCCTTCATTAAAACCCAAACAACTTGAAAAGATTTTAGAGATTTGTAATGATATCAATCTGCCGGTCAATTTAATGCCATCTATAGAAGATGTGATAAATGGGAAACTAATGGTCAGCCGCTTCAGAGAAATCGATGTGGTCGATTTATTGGGAAGAGACGAAGTAACGTTAGATACAAAACAAATCTCAGAAGATCTATTTGGCAAAACTATTTTAGTCAGCGGTGCTGGCGGATCTATTGGCTCAGAAATTTGTCGAATCATATCTACTTTTGCTCCTAAAAAAATTATTTTATTAGGACATGGTGAAAACTCGATTTATCAAATCCACCGTGAATTAAATAAAAATTTTGTTGGTAAAATTGATATTACACCGGTTATAGCAGATGTCCAAAATCGACAAAGAATGTTTGATATTATGGAAATGTATAAACCTGATATTGTTTATCATGCAGCTGCCCATAAACATGTTCCAATGATGGAATCAAATACTTTTGAGGCTGTAAGAAATAATGTTTATGGTACAAAAAACATAGCTGAAGCTGCTAAAGCGGCTAATGTAGGAACCTTTATCATGATCTCTACTGACAAAGCTGTGAACCCGCCGAATGTTATGGGAGCAACAAAACGTATTGCTGAAATGATCGTGACTAGTTTAAATGAAGAGGGGAAAACAAATTTTGCAGCTGTCCGCTTTGGAAACGTATTGGGCAGTCGTGGCAGTGTGGTTCCACTATTCAAAGAACAAATAAAAGCAGGTGGCCCTGTGACGGTAACAGACTTTAGGATGACACGTTATTTTATGACAATCCCAGAAGCCAGTCGTTTAGTGATCCAAGCAGGAACTTTAGCAAAGGGTGGAGAAATCTTTGTCTTAGATATGGGAAAACCGGTTAAAATTGTTGATTTAGCTAAGAAAGTAATCAAATTAAGTGGATTTAGTGATGATGAAATTTCAGTAGTTGAAACTGGAATTCGCCCAGGAGAGAAGCTGTATGAAGAGTTATTGATTGCTAGTGAAAATACTGGTGAGAAAGTATTTGATAAAATATTTGTTGGAAAAGCGGTAAGGCGTTCACTAGAAGAAGTAATGTCGTTTTTAAAAACATTAGATGGATGTAGTGATGCTTCATTAAAAGAACAATTAATTTACTTTGCTAAAACACATCAAGCAGCAGCATAA
- a CDS encoding CpsD/CapB family tyrosine-protein kinase, whose amino-acid sequence MFKKRLKEKKYEDKNLITLIDPSSIISEEFRTLRTNIQFSMIDKELKTLMVTSSKQGEGKSTIAANLAVVFASQGKKVLLVDADMRNPSLHKLFKVRNQQGLTSILTTKNRQIANLLHKTSQENLELLTSGILPPNPSELLASQRMSQFIETVKQEYDLIVFDLPPVNVVTDAQVMGNKSDGTVFVIRKEVADLSEILKAKELLNLVQANVLGAVFNSKERMKSLNNGYYAKEKELDSVG is encoded by the coding sequence ATGTTTAAAAAGAGATTAAAAGAGAAAAAATATGAGGATAAAAATCTTATCACACTAATCGATCCCTCTTCTATTATTTCAGAAGAGTTTCGGACACTTAGGACAAATATTCAGTTTTCTATGATAGATAAAGAGTTGAAAACATTAATGGTAACTTCTTCAAAACAAGGAGAAGGCAAATCTACAATTGCTGCTAATCTAGCAGTTGTCTTTGCTTCCCAAGGGAAAAAGGTATTACTTGTAGATGCAGATATGCGTAATCCATCACTTCATAAACTATTCAAAGTGCGAAATCAACAAGGATTGACAAGTATTCTCACAACTAAAAATAGACAAATAGCTAACCTTTTGCATAAAACTAGTCAAGAAAATTTAGAATTATTAACTAGCGGGATTTTACCACCGAATCCATCAGAATTACTAGCTTCTCAAAGAATGTCACAATTTATTGAGACAGTAAAACAAGAGTATGATCTGATTGTTTTTGATTTGCCACCAGTCAATGTTGTTACGGATGCTCAAGTGATGGGAAATAAATCGGACGGGACAGTCTTTGTGATTCGAAAAGAAGTTGCAGATTTAAGTGAAATCTTAAAAGCTAAAGAATTATTGAACTTAGTACAAGCAAATGTTTTAGGAGCTGTATTTAATAGTAAAGAACGAATGAAAAGCTTGAATAATGGGTATTATGCTAAAGAAAAAGAACTAGACAGCGTTGGTTAA
- a CDS encoding YveK family protein, whose protein sequence is MMNTIGMVDIFKMLKKRWWVIVLLSLIGIALTTALTNYVLIPRYSSTTQLLVSRQDMNTQSIELGEIETNIQMINTYRDIIEDPVVIDKVINELGNTMSEVELQQKVEVITQDDSQIFGIKVTDTDPNRAAEMANLMAATFQENIDGIINVENVAILSKAKVNAVPISPNLSLNQVVGLLVGFLLGMILSIILETMDKKVRDEKVITEKLGWIHLGNISEMSKSETAIEEKNLVLQYQQITLKKF, encoded by the coding sequence ATGATGAATACGATTGGAATGGTAGACATATTTAAAATGTTGAAGAAACGTTGGTGGGTAATAGTATTGTTAAGTTTGATTGGTATCGCACTTACAACAGCCTTAACAAATTACGTGCTTATCCCTAGATACAGTTCTACAACGCAACTTTTAGTTAGTAGACAAGATATGAATACACAATCAATAGAATTAGGGGAAATCGAAACCAACATTCAAATGATCAATACTTACCGAGATATCATAGAAGATCCTGTTGTAATTGACAAGGTAATAAATGAACTAGGAAATACAATGTCTGAAGTTGAGTTACAGCAAAAAGTTGAAGTGATCACTCAGGACGATTCACAAATTTTTGGGATAAAAGTTACCGATACTGATCCAAACCGTGCAGCAGAGATGGCCAATCTAATGGCTGCTACATTCCAAGAAAACATAGATGGAATCATTAATGTTGAAAATGTAGCCATTCTTTCAAAAGCTAAAGTAAATGCTGTTCCAATTTCTCCCAATTTATCATTAAACCAAGTAGTAGGTTTATTAGTTGGATTCCTATTAGGGATGATTTTATCCATTATTTTAGAAACAATGGATAAAAAAGTACGCGATGAAAAAGTCATTACTGAGAAGTTAGGATGGATCCATTTAGGAAATATCAGTGAAATGTCTAAGTCAGAAACGGCGATTGAAGAAAAAAATCTGGTTTTGCAGTATCAACAAATCACACTAAAAAAGTTTTAG
- a CDS encoding oligosaccharide flippase family protein, which yields MTSSVGKNLFYQSLFQGIRILMPIVTIPIISKALGAHGIGIYSFTNSIAEYFILLSGLGITLYGNREIAMVREDKKKLDQTFSELVSLKLVTTAVSFILYSVVVLVFLHRDFLYYIIQSLHIIAVLFDISWFFMGIEDFKKVSLSNLAVQTVVFFGIVFFIKDYNDLPLYLLLQALGNIFSQLVMWVFIYKKISFRFVPIKKMMRHLFPMIAYFFPQIAVIFYTTLSKTILGVLDSQTSVGIYTNTLNLSTIIITMISTINLVMLPKMSNLFSKNKIDEINKTLHSLIHAQLFISIPAAFGVSVLAATLVPWFFGSDFEALKVFIPIIAPVIIIMPIGIAISNQYLLPRGNTKIYAISTFGGAAISILLNFTLIPILGVVGSVLTSLIVETFVTVFRVIYLNKQTQFTFDMNLILRIVASAAVMALMIVVTTNGMNANFVTTLIQIFIGVVTYAGCSTALKVPFLKDLFILLRGKLYHSKRYKVKN from the coding sequence ATGACATCAAGTGTTGGGAAAAATTTATTTTATCAATCATTGTTTCAAGGAATCAGAATTTTAATGCCTATTGTTACAATTCCAATAATTTCAAAGGCATTAGGGGCACATGGAATTGGAATCTATTCATTTACCAATTCAATAGCAGAATATTTTATTTTACTATCCGGTTTGGGAATTACCTTATACGGAAATCGTGAAATTGCAATGGTAAGGGAAGACAAGAAAAAACTGGATCAAACATTCTCTGAATTAGTTAGCTTGAAGTTAGTAACAACAGCTGTTTCATTTATTCTTTATTCAGTTGTAGTTTTGGTCTTTCTTCACAGGGATTTCTTGTACTACATTATTCAATCGCTGCACATTATTGCTGTATTATTCGATATTTCGTGGTTTTTTATGGGTATAGAAGATTTTAAAAAAGTTAGTTTAAGCAACTTAGCTGTTCAAACAGTTGTGTTTTTTGGGATTGTATTTTTTATTAAAGATTACAATGATTTGCCACTCTATTTGCTCTTACAAGCGTTAGGCAATATTTTCTCTCAGCTTGTTATGTGGGTGTTTATTTATAAGAAGATTTCATTCCGCTTTGTACCTATAAAAAAAATGATGAGACATTTGTTTCCAATGATTGCCTATTTTTTCCCACAAATCGCTGTTATTTTTTATACTACATTAAGTAAAACCATTTTGGGTGTATTGGATAGTCAAACATCCGTTGGGATCTATACAAATACACTCAATTTAAGCACCATTATCATTACCATGATCTCAACAATTAATTTGGTGATGCTACCCAAAATGAGCAATTTATTTTCAAAGAATAAGATAGACGAAATAAATAAGACGCTACACAGCTTAATACATGCTCAATTGTTTATTTCTATACCAGCAGCGTTTGGGGTAAGCGTATTAGCTGCAACGTTGGTTCCATGGTTTTTTGGCAGTGACTTTGAGGCGCTAAAGGTTTTTATACCGATCATCGCACCCGTTATAATCATTATGCCAATTGGGATCGCAATCAGTAACCAATATTTATTGCCAAGAGGAAATACAAAAATTTATGCCATTTCTACATTTGGTGGGGCTGCGATTAGTATACTGCTTAATTTTACCCTTATTCCAATTTTAGGCGTGGTAGGTTCTGTATTAACCAGTTTAATAGTAGAAACTTTTGTTACGGTGTTTCGTGTGATTTATTTAAACAAACAGACCCAGTTTACATTTGATATGAATCTAATTTTAAGAATAGTTGCTTCAGCTGCAGTTATGGCACTAATGATTGTCGTTACTACGAATGGTATGAATGCAAATTTTGTAACAACTTTAATTCAAATTTTTATTGGCGTTGTAACTTATGCAGGTTGCTCTACAGCTTTGAAAGTCCCTTTTTTAAAAGACCTATTCATATTGTTAAGAGGAAAGTTGTATCATTCAAAAAGGTACAAAGTTAAAAACTAG
- a CDS encoding glycosyltransferase family 2 protein: protein MVAVSVIMPIYNVADGLRKSIQCLLNQTYKDFELILVNDGSTDGSGHICDEFQKKDNRIQVLHQANAGSGLARNAGLDRATGHYIYFSDPDDYVEAELIEDNLKIAWENEANVVVFGYYVEEINARGKRIMTAQLPNLSVLNTKEDFRKNFRAFQNLDSNILWNKLYKHLYLLENNCRFTDQRVGQDALFNHLVYRNLDAIYFNQIPYYHYVSRVGSAVNRYHPDRFLLEYNIAEHFEKLIVTWHYEQSYQDLISLAYWRTLYVELNNLVLEDCPLNEDQKVQQISSVLHHPKIQQTLFSPNSSLEMKYHIKLLTLLLKNNKYSLALRVMRARTQISKKYHYAFNTLKKLAGT from the coding sequence ATGGTTGCTGTATCTGTCATTATGCCCATTTACAATGTTGCAGATGGATTAAGAAAATCGATTCAATGTTTGTTGAATCAAACGTATAAGGATTTTGAATTAATATTAGTTAATGATGGATCAACGGATGGATCTGGTCACATTTGTGATGAGTTCCAAAAAAAAGATAATCGAATACAGGTTCTCCATCAAGCAAATGCAGGTTCTGGATTGGCTCGAAATGCAGGACTTGATCGAGCAACAGGCCATTATATTTATTTCTCGGATCCAGATGATTATGTAGAAGCTGAGTTGATTGAAGACAACTTAAAAATTGCTTGGGAAAATGAAGCGAATGTTGTTGTTTTTGGGTATTATGTCGAAGAAATAAATGCAAGAGGAAAAAGAATAATGACGGCTCAACTTCCAAATTTATCCGTGTTAAACACAAAAGAGGATTTTAGAAAAAATTTCAGAGCATTTCAAAACTTAGATTCCAATATATTGTGGAATAAACTCTATAAACATCTTTATTTGCTGGAAAATAACTGTCGTTTTACTGATCAGCGAGTAGGACAAGATGCGTTATTCAATCATTTAGTCTATCGAAATTTAGACGCTATCTATTTTAATCAGATACCTTATTATCATTATGTTTCTCGAGTTGGATCAGCTGTTAATCGTTATCATCCAGATCGCTTTCTGTTGGAGTACAACATTGCTGAACATTTTGAAAAATTAATCGTTACATGGCATTATGAACAAAGTTATCAAGACTTAATTAGTCTAGCTTACTGGAGAACTCTTTATGTAGAACTAAATAATTTAGTTTTGGAAGATTGTCCTCTTAACGAAGACCAAAAAGTACAACAAATTTCCTCTGTTTTACACCATCCGAAAATCCAACAAACATTATTTTCCCCAAACTCTAGTTTAGAAATGAAATACCACATCAAATTATTGACCCTTCTATTAAAGAACAATAAATATTCACTTGCTTTAAGAGTTATGAGAGCCAGAACACAAATTAGCAAAAAATACCATTATGCATTCAATACATTAAAAAAACTAGCAGGGACTTAA
- a CDS encoding glycosyltransferase family 2 protein — translation MKVSVVMGIYNCEKTLKESLDSLLNQTYESFEIILCEDGSRDNTLKIAKDYVKNYPRKVRLIQNTTNKGLAYSLNRCIEISKGEYIARMDADDISYKDRFEKQMHYLESHSEYALVGSQVFLFNDDGIWGVRKTKNDPLKKDFLFGSQFIHPTIIIKKDVLNQVGNYTVSKATLRAEDYDLFMRLYAAGFKGHNMQDILLNYREDSATFKKRAYKYRFGEAKVRYNGFKTMNLMPLGLIYVLKPLIVGLIPQKILTHLRHQELDSNLFDETTHPTV, via the coding sequence ATGAAAGTATCTGTTGTAATGGGCATTTATAACTGTGAAAAAACGTTAAAAGAAAGCCTAGATTCCCTTTTGAATCAAACGTATGAATCTTTTGAAATCATATTATGTGAAGATGGTTCGAGGGATAATACCTTGAAAATAGCAAAAGATTATGTGAAGAACTATCCTCGAAAGGTACGTTTAATTCAAAATACAACCAATAAAGGATTAGCCTATTCACTGAATAGGTGCATTGAGATTTCGAAAGGCGAATACATTGCACGAATGGATGCAGATGATATTTCTTATAAAGATAGGTTTGAAAAACAAATGCATTACTTAGAATCTCATTCAGAATATGCATTAGTTGGAAGTCAAGTTTTCCTTTTTAATGACGACGGTATTTGGGGAGTACGAAAAACAAAAAATGATCCATTAAAAAAAGACTTTCTATTTGGATCACAGTTCATTCATCCTACCATTATTATTAAAAAGGACGTTCTTAACCAAGTTGGAAATTATACAGTTTCAAAAGCAACCTTAAGGGCAGAAGATTATGATTTGTTTATGAGGTTATACGCTGCAGGGTTTAAAGGGCACAATATGCAAGATATTCTACTTAATTATCGAGAAGATTCCGCAACATTTAAAAAGAGAGCGTATAAATACAGATTTGGAGAGGCTAAGGTAAGATATAACGGTTTTAAAACAATGAATCTTATGCCATTAGGTCTGATTTATGTACTCAAACCATTAATTGTCGGACTGATTCCTCAAAAGATTTTGACACATCTCCGACATCAAGAACTTGATAGCAATCTTTTTGATGAAACAACTCACCCAACTGTTTAG